The window cattaatttatatatattcataaTAAATAACCAAAATAAAGATCTAAAAggtttatatatattaagtAAGAGAAATAgtattctaataatttagtaaaatttgtttaatattacaGAGCTTAagataattttattaataataaaaaagaaagataaaagaagaatatttaaaaatatatttgaattcaatTCTACtgagtttttttttttttttttgaaactTTTTTGGTATAGTAATGATATAAAGTTAATTAGaataaaattcaagaattacaaatttttgaattaattttacaGATAATTTCCGTATTTATGacattttgaaatttgaaaaaaaaaagaaaagaaaaaatattcccatctttaatttattaatcaCCATTTTCAGTCTAAAATCGTATTAGAAACGAGGAGAGAAAATGGTAAGAAGACTCTCAAGTGAATTTGGAGATTTTATCGAATCTTACCCTTTAAAAAGAACTACTATACCTTATTTAGATGGAATATGGACTTGGATTGATTGTAATCCAAAAAATGTGGAAAAAATTACTAAAATAGTTTCTCAAGAAAGTATTACagatattgaagatattaCTGAAGATTACTATTCAAGGAAAACTGTYAAACAMTTRKCTRTYMWWGATCRAGWYRAGCTTAMTAAATTRAATAGYSCttcattaaaatataataataataataataatgaaaaatacGAATCtaatgaatttgatatAATTGTTATACTTCATGGTTTATCAGGAACTGCTGGTGAATACTTTATGTTTATGAAGAATATGTTAAAATGCGGATATAGAATAATTTCTGTACAATATCCAATAtatgatgatattaatgattgGATAAGAtcattttctctttttttagATCAACTTGAATTGGATTCAATACATTTATATGGAAGTGATTTAGGTGGTTATTTAAGTATAATGTTTTCACAAGAATTTCCTAATCGAgtaaaatcattaattttgtGTAATGCTTTTGTATCAACATTAAATTTACCATTACCATCAATAGCTTCaacatttttatatttttgtcCACAATTTATTCTTGTAAAGttaatttctgaaattttcaaaaatagagaaatattatattcacCAATAGAAGATATGGGATTTTATTCAACAGTAACAAATATTcataaagataataatttatatgataaattatataatNCaatcattaaatttgtGATTGGACAATTATATTCACTTTCAAATCATGATTTGGCTTCTAGATTAAGTTTTGTATTATCAGGTGATGAAacattatcaatattaaatttgacaaaattttcaagtatattagataataaaagaattacattttatttcaagTCCTGATAATTCTTTTGATGATCATAATTTCgttaattcaataataaaatttgaaaatgttAAACTTGCTCAACTAAAATATGGTGGGGACTTTCCTCATCTTTCAAATCCTGAtgatatttcattattttgtCAAGTACATCTTAGAAATTGTAATGCTAAAAAATATACTTATAAATCatctaataatgatttggttaataataaacaagaATCTCCTAAAAAGTTAACAagtttaaattcaaatttcagTCCAACAACTAGTTCAAGTTTTTATGAAATGCCTTATCCaggaaatattattcatcaTGAATCATCTTTTGATTATAATATgattaattgaattttcaattaattattacattaatttaactatttatttaaaaaaaaatgatagtaataataaagaaaatcaCCTTATTTcataaattttattttatttcaccttttttttccttaaaaaaaaagttaccttatgcatgcatgcattaaGTATCGTATAGGTATCgatctattttttttatctctgaaaaaaaaaaaaattttaataattcaaacaaatgtatatttaatataaattaataatctaTTTGTTAGTACTATGGAAAGAGAGAATTagttatttaatgaaaaatgaTGGAAACTATTAAGTCAACCTCGAAAATAGCTTTAATGATTTAGTCTATCCGTTATAGCAATATTCAATGGAATCAAAACTGAAATTGTGCCAATAATGATAACTATCCTTAAAATAAAGTAGTATAATCTAATTGAAATTGAGGCtttccaaatatttgaagCTTTTCCATATTCTTCATCTGAGATATATCTAAATTTAGATGATAAAGGAAATGGATCATCATCTTCCATCATCAAAACTAAATCCTCTTCCAATTTTTTCTTGCTCTtcttattatattcttttaaagCTTCCAGTATTTCTGAATATTCACAAAATTTTTCAGTCAATTGACTACAATATATTTCAGATCGAATCTTTTTATCAATCTTACAAATATTGTTATCACAAGTATCtgaattcttattattttcgCCATTATCGCCattaatcaatttattaatattactctCAAACTTTTcatttcttgatttttctattaaatctttattatcatttgtATTCTTTTGATACAAGTTTAACAAACTTGAccatattttatttattaaatctatTGAAgagtaataatatcttAAAAATATGTTAAAGTAAATCCATTCCAAAGTTAATATtgtcaaaatatttaaagacGAAATCCTGGTAGCTAAATCCTGTTGAGTcttaaaattcaaatttatgGTATCATTCATTCTTGctctttttccttttctatattttgTCTCCCAAGCTGAATTTGATTGGTCTTGATCTTGATCTTGATCTTGATCTTGATCTTGTTCTTGCTCTTGTTCTTGTTCTTGTACAtaattatcttcattacGAATATCTTCGCCAAAATCTGAACTTTTAATCCCTTCAGACTCTTTAAATTCTCttaaattactattattactacCGTTATTATTCGATTTTACTATACTTGTCCCATTTGAATTCAATTTAATTCCACCTTTTGTAGAATTCgtattattctttattaaaggTGCTAAAGTATCTCTTATTGTATCTAATATAGATGGAACAAATTTTGGTTCTGGTGGTATCTTTGGAAGAATATCCTCTATATTAAATGGACCTCTTGTTATTAAATGCCAAAGAAGTCTATAAGATTTTGGTTTATCCATCTTAACTCCAATTCCTTTATTAAGAGCAATAGTATAATCCAAAATTGACTTAGGATCTCTACTATTTACTCCTTgcataataaatttaaaagcAGAAACTGGGTCTTTATTAACTCCAAAACTTCCTTCTAAAAATTGTTGAACCAAATTTTGAGTTGAAGAAATATCTCCATTTGATGATGATCttcttgaataataatgacTACACCAAAGTGatgaatttctttttaatcttATTATTTCCGGTACCCTCTcttcatcaatttcaagATCTAAATCCAAATCCAAACCCAAATTCATTCTTGGAAATATACTTTTTCcttcttcttttatatCTTCAAGATCATTCCCATCTATAAAActtaagaaataattatttaacttAATCACtaatttaagaataaatGATCTATATACATAATTAAAACCAtcatatattttcttcaatactTTATACCATGGTTTTGGGTACCTTTGATGACTTCCACTTTTAGGCTTTTGCCAAAGTTCTAATAATctatcaaatatattagatTCCTCTTCATCaccatcatcatcatcatcctCATCTTCCAATTCCCTCTCATtcttaaattcttttattctCAATCTTCTTGTCATTTTCTCAAATCTATCATAATAAGATCTTGGCCTCATCCAACAACTAAGAAACTCAGATACCCTATTCTTCTCCTTCTCTGACATATTTTCAGAGTAATTTAAATCCAATCTTCCTCTTAATGTTGCATTTTGtgaatcaaatatatcataatacttgaaataacttgaatttaaatgaattattgtATTATCAAAGTTTATTGGAACATTAAAAAATACCTCCTTTCTACTTGCCTTAACCAAACATAAtgttgaagaagaaatccCACTCATTCTCATATCAAATTCACTTGGATACAATGTTGAATACTTTTCATTACTCTCATCTAATAATTCGACTTTACATATACTCCTCAATTTATCATTCATTACAATATTAtacaatatattcaaaaaactCTCCTCTTTTATAACATTACTatataattctttcttcGATACcatcttatttttatcaacGATACCATTATCGTTTTTATTCTcaaaaatcattttcttaatttcattattataatacAAAATGGATTTTTCTTTCCATAAATCTTGTGAATTAATATGTCCCTCAATAAAACCTAATTCACTTAATGTCATTTCTCGAAGAAGAGATCCTACAATATCACCATTTTCATATGATCTTTTACTCAATAAGCTTAAGAATTTGACATGATTATTCTTCTTTACAACATGAGTTAAGTA is drawn from Cryptosporidium parvum Iowa II chromosome 4, whole genome shotgun sequence and contains these coding sequences:
- a CDS encoding hypothetical protein (similar to SEL1L with 1 or 2 transmembrane domains near C-terminus), whose translation is MEFWKNFKNVKITKAKPNKKFISFLTLLIFIIYILEFNSTLANSFEETNQILNETVTYINESPSEINKSTENNENFENSIKSNNLNDFDDESDEEYYSTQSHTNSSNVINTNTSNDTNIYNNSSNVNKNNSTHEHDFDNKNNRKINQTTIEEEIEIIKRKLMNSTFKIDDFYAKTVYDRLFEMFEPATDKTLNFFEIHKNLTRIIDTSSSNSNIADSYGVLTYLWFYGIPNKNGKLEFPYGWPRNIDIALRYALKGATKFNCGFCYTMMGLLFAWGYPPIINNTHGWIGVDNSTSKIDVFKSSASKNTYFLYHNPYKYSNNMDHNQIYFPIEKNGFDLVFMNYALASKNKDIFGQLANSYYLRYSLSDITYQYDDLKYSSAFSLHRIPRNLTSIVGISSTSSSRCIVALEPLIFVASKTLSDHRDLFLPDISTLLRENKPKEHETKHYAEWVKSLAADRDPEGMTSLGELYYYGHEAGGIARDVNRAAQLWEESARRGDPQGALARAFLNLDGTMGTERDSGPYLRQVVRNGEPPAAALANYYIYKLGLDVDKNSTIAGEYLKLAADLGDGNAQLILAHAYAGGKMGVIPPGGQNDTLALKYYKLSAEGGRTVAYFNSAVLTLKGSDTKYKTEESRCIASIDYLTHVVKKNNHVKFLSLLSKRSYENGDIVGSLLREMTLSELGFIEGHINSQDLWKEKSILYYNNEIKKMIFENKNDNGIVDKNKMVSKKELYSNVIKEESFLNILYNIVMNDKLRSICKVELLDESNEKYSTLYPSEFDMRMSGISSSTLCLVKASRKEVFFNVPINFDNTIIHLNSSYFKYYDIFDSQNATLRGRLDLNYSENMSEKEKNRVSEFLSCWMRPRSYYDRFEKMTRRLRIKEFKNERELEDEDDDDDGDEEESNIFDRLLELWQKPKSGSHQRYPKPWYKVLKKIYDGFNYVYRSFILKLVIKLNNYFLSFIDGNDLEDIKEEGKSIFPRMNLGLDLDLDLEIDEERVPEIIRLKRNSSLWCSHYYSRRSSSNGDISSTQNLVQQFLEGSFGVNKDPVSAFKFIMQGVNSRDPKSILDYTIALNKGIGVKMDKPKSYRLLWHLITRGPFNIEDILPKIPPEPKFVPSILDTIRDTLAPLIKNNTNSTKGGIKLNSNGTSIVKSNNNGSNNSNLREFKESEGIKSSDFGEDIRNEDNYVQEQEQEQEQDQDQDQDQDQDQSNSAWETKYRKGKRARMNDTINLNFKTQQDLATRISSLNILTILTLEWIYFNIFLRYYYSSIDLINKIWSSLLNLYQKNTNDNKDLIEKSRNEKFESNINKLINGDNGENNKNSDTCDNNICKIDKKIRSEIYCSQLTEKFCEYSEILEALKEYNKKSKKKLEEDLVLMMEDDDPFPLSSKFRYISDEEYGKASNIWKASISIRLYYFILRIVIIIGTISVLIPLNIAITDRLNH